The following proteins are co-located in the Alkalidesulfovibrio alkalitolerans DSM 16529 genome:
- the gcvH gene encoding glycine cleavage system protein GcvH yields the protein MIPDDLLYARTHEWARIEDGEAVLGITHFAQEQLGDLTYVELPEVGQALTQGEEMGSVESVKAASELYAPVTGEVIAVNEELADNPGLVNEDPYGEGWMLRVRLSADPEDLLEAADYERLIEDEAH from the coding sequence ATGATTCCCGACGATCTTCTTTATGCCCGGACGCACGAATGGGCCCGCATCGAGGACGGCGAGGCCGTGCTCGGCATCACCCACTTCGCCCAGGAACAACTCGGCGACCTTACCTATGTGGAACTCCCCGAGGTCGGCCAGGCCCTGACTCAGGGCGAGGAGATGGGCAGCGTGGAGTCCGTGAAGGCCGCGAGCGAGCTTTACGCCCCGGTCACGGGTGAGGTCATCGCCGTGAACGAGGAATTGGCCGACAACCCCGGCCTGGTCAACGAGGATCCCTACGGCGAGGGCTGGATGCTGCGCGTGCGGCTTTCCGCCGACCCCGAGGATCTTCTGGAGGCGGCGGACTACGAACGCCTGATCGAGGACGAGGCCCACTAA
- the gcvPA gene encoding aminomethyl-transferring glycine dehydrogenase subunit GcvPA — MPFIPHTDDDVRTMLATIGAGSVEELFAEIGPDLRPRSFDLPKGMSEMAVMARLEALAAKNASGLKSFLGAGFYDHHIPATVDALTSRGEFYTAYTPYQPEASQGTLQAIYEFQSAMCRLMDMHGANASVYDGGSAIFEAMMMAARKTRRRRFVISEAVSPIYRIMLTSYTINLNFELVTVPHVNGMTDLAGLTKAIDAETAAVLVQSPNFFGCITDFSDLFAAARAAGAVSVVCANPVLQSVLKTPGAMGADVAVAEGQGLGLPLSFGGPYLGVMTCAKDMIRQMPGRIVGKTVDAEGKPGYVLTLQAREQHIRRAKATSNICSNQALCALRALVHLCSLGEEGLKRTAGLCIERAHYAAKRLCDLPGVSMMNDAPFGNEFAVRLPVNAYEAIDKLTAKGVVPGFPLGRYYPGLENCLLVACTEKTSREDIGIMAEMLGGLLA; from the coding sequence ATGCCCTTCATCCCGCATACGGACGACGACGTCCGCACAATGCTTGCAACCATCGGCGCGGGCTCCGTGGAGGAACTCTTCGCCGAGATAGGACCAGACCTTCGGCCGCGCTCGTTCGACCTGCCCAAGGGCATGAGCGAGATGGCCGTAATGGCGCGCCTTGAGGCCCTGGCAGCGAAAAACGCCTCGGGCCTCAAATCTTTTCTGGGCGCGGGCTTCTACGACCACCACATCCCGGCGACCGTGGACGCCCTGACCTCGCGCGGCGAGTTCTACACGGCCTACACGCCGTACCAGCCCGAGGCCTCGCAGGGCACGCTGCAGGCCATCTACGAGTTCCAAAGCGCCATGTGCCGCCTGATGGACATGCACGGCGCCAACGCCTCGGTCTACGACGGCGGCTCGGCCATCTTCGAGGCCATGATGATGGCCGCGCGCAAGACCCGCCGCCGCCGCTTCGTGATCTCCGAGGCCGTGAGCCCGATCTACCGGATCATGCTCACGTCCTACACGATCAACCTCAATTTCGAGCTGGTCACCGTGCCGCACGTGAACGGCATGACGGACCTCGCGGGCCTGACCAAGGCCATCGACGCCGAAACCGCGGCCGTGCTCGTGCAGTCGCCCAACTTCTTCGGCTGCATAACGGACTTCAGCGATCTGTTCGCGGCCGCGCGCGCGGCCGGAGCCGTCTCCGTGGTCTGCGCCAACCCGGTGCTGCAAAGCGTCCTCAAGACTCCCGGCGCCATGGGCGCGGACGTGGCCGTGGCCGAAGGCCAGGGCCTGGGCCTGCCGCTGTCCTTCGGCGGGCCGTATCTGGGCGTGATGACCTGTGCCAAGGACATGATCCGTCAGATGCCCGGTCGCATCGTGGGCAAGACCGTGGACGCCGAAGGCAAGCCCGGCTACGTGCTCACCCTGCAGGCGCGCGAGCAGCACATTCGCCGCGCCAAGGCCACCTCCAACATCTGCTCCAACCAGGCCCTGTGCGCCCTGCGCGCGCTGGTCCACCTTTGCTCGCTTGGCGAGGAGGGGCTTAAGCGCACCGCCGGGCTTTGCATCGAGCGGGCGCACTACGCGGCCAAACGGCTGTGCGACCTGCCGGGCGTATCCATGATGAACGACGCGCCCTTTGGCAACGAGTTCGCCGTGCGCCTGCCCGTGAACGCTTACGAGGCCATCGACAAGCTCACGGCCAAGGGCGTGGTGCCGGGCTTTCCGCTCGGCCGCTACTATCCGGGCCTGGAGAACTGCCTGCTCGTGGCCTGCACCGAGAAGACGAGCCGCGAGGACATCGGCATCATGGCCGAGATGCTGGGAGGACTTTTGGCATGA
- the gcvPB gene encoding aminomethyl-transferring glycine dehydrogenase subunit GcvPB — MKTVFEKSRPGREGVWPDAPQNGPEAYIPAALLRSSPARLPELSELDVVRHFSELSRKNFGVDSNFYPLGSCTMKYNPKFTEKAAALPGFAGLHPVLPQLQGAGRLCQGALEVMHDLERLLCEITGMAGFTLHPMAGAHGELAGCMLIAAYHHAKGNVKKKVICPDSAHGTNPASAALAGYEVVNIESVDGIVDPAKLAEVLDDETAALMMTCPNTLGLFERHLPEIVAMLREKDALLYYDGANLNAILGKMRVGDAGFDVVHLNLHKTFGTPHGGGGPGSGPVGVSERLVEFLPVSRVKKLEDGLFVLDYNHPKSIGYVAPFYGNFAVYLKAYAYILRLGREGLVRVSENAVLAANYMRKRLEQHFQIPYNRTCMHEFVASAVEQAKSGVRALDIAKALLDKGHHAPTVYFPLIVKECIMVEPTETESLETLDRFVDDLIEIAGRAASDPASVQAAPVTLPVRRLDETRAARDMDIASL; from the coding sequence ATGAAGACCGTGTTCGAGAAATCCCGTCCCGGCCGCGAGGGCGTGTGGCCCGATGCGCCGCAGAACGGCCCCGAGGCCTACATCCCGGCCGCGCTTCTGCGCTCTTCCCCGGCGCGGCTGCCCGAACTCTCCGAACTCGACGTGGTGCGCCACTTCTCCGAGTTGTCGCGCAAGAACTTCGGCGTGGACTCCAATTTCTATCCGCTCGGCTCGTGCACCATGAAGTACAACCCCAAGTTCACCGAAAAGGCCGCCGCCCTGCCGGGCTTCGCGGGCCTGCATCCGGTGCTGCCGCAGCTTCAGGGCGCGGGCAGGCTCTGCCAGGGCGCGCTCGAGGTCATGCACGACCTCGAACGCTTGCTGTGCGAGATCACGGGCATGGCGGGCTTCACCCTACATCCCATGGCCGGGGCGCACGGCGAGCTTGCGGGCTGCATGCTCATCGCCGCCTACCACCACGCCAAGGGCAACGTGAAGAAGAAGGTCATCTGCCCCGACTCGGCCCACGGCACCAACCCGGCCTCGGCCGCGCTGGCGGGCTACGAGGTGGTGAACATCGAGTCCGTGGACGGCATCGTGGACCCGGCCAAGCTGGCCGAGGTGCTGGATGACGAGACCGCGGCCCTGATGATGACCTGCCCGAACACGCTTGGCCTCTTCGAGCGCCACCTGCCCGAGATCGTGGCCATGCTGCGCGAGAAGGACGCCCTGCTCTACTACGACGGCGCGAACCTGAACGCCATCCTGGGCAAGATGCGCGTGGGCGACGCGGGCTTCGACGTGGTTCACCTGAACCTGCACAAGACCTTCGGCACCCCGCACGGCGGCGGCGGCCCCGGCTCCGGCCCGGTTGGCGTCTCCGAGCGACTGGTCGAATTCCTGCCCGTCTCGCGCGTGAAAAAGCTCGAGGACGGCCTGTTCGTGCTCGACTACAACCACCCGAAATCCATCGGCTACGTGGCCCCGTTCTACGGCAACTTCGCGGTCTACCTGAAGGCCTACGCCTACATCCTGCGCCTGGGCCGCGAAGGGCTCGTTCGCGTCTCGGAGAACGCGGTGCTGGCGGCCAACTACATGCGCAAGCGGCTGGAGCAGCACTTCCAGATCCCCTACAACCGCACCTGCATGCACGAGTTCGTGGCCTCGGCCGTGGAGCAGGCCAAGAGCGGCGTGCGCGCCCTGGACATCGCCAAGGCGCTGCTCGACAAGGGGCATCACGCGCCCACGGTCTACTTCCCGCTCATCGTCAAGGAATGCATCATGGTCGAGCCTACGGAGACCGAGTCGCTGGAGACCCTGGACCGCTTCGTGGACGACCTGATCGAAATCGCCGGGCGCGCCGCGAGCGACCCGGCCTCGGTGCAGGCGGCGCCCGTGACGCTGCCCGTGCGCCGCCTGGACGAGACGCGCGCCGCGCGCGACATGGACATCGCATCGCTGTGA
- a CDS encoding dihydrolipoyl dehydrogenase family protein, which yields MDFEIAVIGGGPAGVAAAKRAVAAGKSVCLVEKADLGGTCLNWGCIPTKFLLGGTAPVEEFEAQARMKAVHGEVRADLAALQARKDRLVTATRKAVAKELEKLGVTLLYGAARFSGPQTFEIEGPDGGRSVSFGRCILATGSVTTVVPSMRPDGECVLDSDLLLGLTEVPESLIIVGGGVIGLEMGQIFERLGTKITVVEALDRLIPWEDPEVSEEMARICKRRKWTLKLEARVKSLRTSENRAELVLESGETLYAAKALVCIGRRPATDGLCAEKAGIVLNPRGFTQVDESLRASPAVYAVGDVNGRAMLAHAAEHQALFAVDHALGKITAPYADEALPSCIYGSPETLRVGRMAHELEAAGLPARVSRFALAANPIAQAHASTQGFVKVVWSDGRIAGVTAIGHHVASLATAAVLLVRHAYTREDVEGIIFPHPSLDEALKEACLADR from the coding sequence GTGGACTTCGAGATCGCAGTCATTGGCGGCGGCCCGGCAGGCGTCGCCGCCGCCAAACGGGCCGTGGCGGCCGGGAAATCCGTCTGCCTCGTGGAGAAGGCGGATCTGGGCGGCACCTGCCTGAACTGGGGCTGCATCCCCACCAAGTTCCTGCTCGGCGGCACCGCGCCTGTGGAGGAGTTCGAGGCCCAGGCGCGCATGAAGGCAGTGCACGGCGAGGTGCGCGCCGACCTCGCCGCCCTGCAAGCCCGGAAAGACCGGCTCGTGACGGCCACGCGCAAGGCCGTGGCCAAGGAGCTGGAAAAGCTCGGGGTGACGCTCCTTTACGGCGCGGCCCGCTTCAGCGGCCCGCAAACGTTCGAAATCGAGGGCCCGGACGGTGGGCGCTCCGTGAGCTTCGGCCGCTGCATCCTGGCCACGGGCTCCGTGACCACGGTTGTGCCGAGCATGCGGCCCGACGGCGAGTGCGTGCTCGACTCCGACCTGCTCCTCGGCCTGACCGAGGTTCCCGAATCGCTCATCATCGTGGGCGGCGGGGTCATCGGCCTGGAGATGGGCCAGATATTCGAACGCCTGGGGACGAAGATCACCGTGGTCGAGGCCCTGGACCGCCTGATCCCCTGGGAGGACCCGGAAGTCTCCGAGGAGATGGCGCGCATCTGCAAGCGCCGCAAATGGACGCTCAAGCTCGAGGCGCGGGTGAAGAGCCTGCGCACGAGCGAGAACCGGGCCGAACTCGTCCTCGAATCGGGCGAGACCCTGTACGCGGCCAAGGCGCTGGTCTGCATCGGCCGGCGGCCCGCGACGGACGGACTTTGCGCCGAGAAGGCCGGGATCGTCCTGAACCCGCGCGGCTTTACGCAGGTGGACGAATCCCTGCGCGCCTCCCCGGCCGTCTACGCCGTGGGCGACGTGAACGGCCGGGCCATGCTGGCCCACGCGGCCGAACACCAGGCGCTTTTCGCCGTGGACCACGCCCTGGGCAAGATCACGGCTCCCTATGCCGACGAGGCGCTGCCCTCGTGCATCTACGGCTCGCCCGAGACGCTTCGCGTGGGGCGCATGGCGCACGAACTCGAGGCGGCGGGCCTGCCCGCGCGCGTCTCGCGCTTCGCGCTCGCGGCCAACCCCATCGCCCAGGCGCACGCCAGCACGCAGGGTTTCGTGAAGGTGGTCTGGTCGGACGGCCGCATCGCGGGCGTCACGGCCATCGGGCACCACGTGGCCAGCCTGGCCACGGCCGCCGTCCTGCTCGTGCGCCACGCCTACACCCGCGAGGACGTGGAAGGAATCATCTTTCCCCACCCCTCGCTCGACGAGGCGCTCAAGGAAGCCTGCCTCGCGGACCGCTAG
- the fliD gene encoding flagellar filament capping protein FliD — translation MSDYWSGQINFSGLGSGTDFGAIIESTIALEGHRKRQMENWKADWEAKVEALQDLNQAMRDLRDWLVDFKSPSAFLVKTASSTNADAITATADAAAEEGTHVVVVDQLAQNDIWVNTASPITDLNAVVADTDASITIAYAGKEHAISVPAGTTAQGLMHLINSNPSLGGDVRAKLIFDGEAHYLQLRGMDLGADNTVRVTASTVSGFGPDDFECTQAAQNARLKVDGFPLAADKWIELDSNVADGVIEGVSLTLKDVTGPGGVRIGIATDTESVMQNVRDFVAKINEVRTTIQEMTKIDSSTGEGSVMTGNYGVQMVGRRMTDITSGQGLGFVYYDEKTRQGDPFSSLSHLGILTDANDHSSTHGLLLLDEEIFAEALAKDPMAVAQFFAADFIGESESPEVSFLSLVDGMTKAGRHEITYTVQGGEIVSAFINGQEASISGWEITGKYGTTASGMAVLAEQRTDGTHSAVVTVKQGKILQLAEALADITNSETGTLKVIENNYKDIISGLETKIAWEEARLERKERTLRDQYARLETTLSHYNSLQAQLESQLAQLTTS, via the coding sequence ATGAGCGACTACTGGTCTGGCCAGATAAACTTCTCGGGTCTTGGCAGCGGCACGGACTTCGGGGCCATCATCGAGTCCACCATCGCCCTGGAGGGTCACCGCAAGCGGCAGATGGAGAACTGGAAGGCCGACTGGGAAGCCAAGGTCGAGGCCTTGCAGGATCTGAATCAGGCCATGCGCGACCTGCGCGACTGGCTTGTGGACTTCAAGTCGCCCTCGGCCTTCCTGGTCAAGACGGCTTCGAGCACCAACGCGGACGCGATCACCGCCACGGCCGACGCGGCGGCCGAGGAGGGCACGCACGTCGTAGTCGTGGACCAGTTGGCGCAAAACGACATCTGGGTGAACACGGCCAGCCCCATCACCGACCTGAACGCGGTGGTCGCGGACACGGACGCGAGCATCACCATCGCCTATGCGGGCAAGGAGCACGCCATCAGCGTCCCGGCCGGAACCACGGCCCAGGGGCTGATGCACCTGATCAACTCCAACCCCTCGCTCGGGGGCGACGTGCGCGCCAAGCTGATCTTCGACGGCGAGGCGCACTACCTGCAACTGCGCGGCATGGACCTGGGCGCGGACAACACCGTGCGGGTCACGGCCTCGACCGTGTCCGGGTTCGGACCGGACGATTTCGAGTGCACCCAGGCGGCCCAGAACGCGCGCCTGAAGGTGGACGGCTTTCCCCTGGCCGCGGACAAGTGGATCGAACTCGACTCCAACGTGGCCGACGGGGTCATCGAGGGCGTGAGCCTGACCCTGAAGGACGTGACCGGTCCGGGCGGCGTCAGGATCGGCATCGCCACGGACACCGAGAGCGTGATGCAAAACGTCCGGGATTTCGTGGCCAAGATCAACGAGGTGCGCACGACGATCCAGGAGATGACCAAGATCGACTCCAGCACCGGCGAAGGCTCGGTGATGACCGGCAACTACGGCGTGCAGATGGTCGGCAGGCGGATGACCGACATCACCAGCGGCCAGGGGCTCGGGTTCGTCTATTACGACGAGAAGACCAGGCAGGGCGACCCATTCTCCAGCCTTTCGCACCTGGGCATCCTGACAGACGCCAACGACCACTCCAGCACACACGGCCTGCTGCTCCTCGACGAGGAGATATTCGCCGAGGCGCTCGCCAAGGATCCCATGGCCGTGGCGCAGTTCTTCGCGGCCGATTTCATCGGCGAGTCCGAGTCGCCCGAGGTCAGCTTCCTGTCGCTGGTGGACGGCATGACCAAGGCGGGCCGTCACGAGATCACCTACACCGTGCAGGGCGGAGAGATCGTTTCGGCCTTCATCAACGGTCAGGAGGCGTCGATCAGCGGCTGGGAAATCACCGGCAAGTACGGCACCACGGCCTCGGGCATGGCCGTTCTGGCCGAGCAGCGCACGGACGGCACGCACTCGGCCGTGGTCACCGTGAAGCAGGGCAAGATATTGCAGCTCGCCGAGGCGCTTGCCGACATAACCAACAGCGAGACCGGCACGCTGAAGGTCATCGAAAACAACTACAAGGACATCATCTCCGGCCTGGAGACCAAGATCGCCTGGGAGGAGGCGCGCCTGGAACGCAAGGAGCGCACGCTGAGAGACCAGTACGCGCGCCTGGAGACCACCCTCTCCCACTACAACTCGTTGCAGGCGCAGCTCGAGAGCCAACTGGCCCAGCTCACCACGAGCTGA
- the flgL gene encoding flagellar hook-associated protein FlgL, producing MRVSQNMIYGHAIRHMNTSLTDLTRLNMMSATQKRINAPSDDPAGMATVLGLRSSLSGIERYEQNIDAAQGWLGLADSMLTRASTTITSILEKAEQAATGTITADQRATIGKEVRELFAQLVSISNSEYAGQSIFAGHKTRGNAYEECLWATSPDGAIDASSIVAVEGSASASILVEFRQDGEVGGGEDIAYRYSRDGGATWTEAVLGAGETTLDLSGARLTLAAGTTVSGPDGEASGSRLIVRPQARYLGDDERSVEITSYGAPGIATAASGSFADGVQVRIDNDPTLVGPIEYSYSLDGGRTWVAGGSAEDGLLDLPGGTLALASNGSNVLAAGDSFTLRPASAEIRVTIGKDQDIAVNNVGCEIFGGLIRDPVTGLDSQALSQGNLFEAVGELIGYLETGDQDGVGRCLDAIREAHDHLLSKAGVVGARLNRLDAQEASLTAVRASTEAHLSRVEDADAAGLTIALARAQYIYEAVLATQSRVMGMSLLNYL from the coding sequence ATGCGCGTCAGTCAGAACATGATCTACGGCCATGCCATCCGCCACATGAACACGTCGCTGACCGACCTCACGCGGCTGAACATGATGAGCGCGACGCAAAAACGCATCAACGCGCCCTCGGACGATCCGGCGGGCATGGCCACGGTGCTCGGCCTTCGCTCATCGCTTTCCGGGATCGAGCGCTACGAGCAGAACATCGACGCGGCGCAGGGCTGGCTCGGCCTGGCCGATTCCATGCTCACCCGGGCCTCCACGACCATCACCTCCATCCTGGAGAAGGCCGAGCAGGCCGCCACGGGCACCATCACGGCCGACCAGCGCGCGACCATCGGCAAGGAGGTGCGCGAACTCTTCGCCCAGCTCGTCTCCATTTCCAACTCCGAATACGCGGGCCAGAGCATCTTCGCGGGTCACAAGACGCGCGGCAACGCTTACGAGGAGTGCCTGTGGGCGACCTCGCCCGACGGCGCGATCGACGCCTCCTCCATCGTGGCCGTGGAAGGTTCCGCGTCCGCCTCGATTCTCGTCGAGTTCCGCCAGGACGGCGAGGTCGGCGGCGGCGAGGACATCGCCTACCGCTACAGCCGAGACGGCGGCGCGACCTGGACCGAGGCCGTGCTCGGCGCGGGCGAGACCACGCTTGACCTTTCAGGCGCGCGGCTGACCCTTGCGGCCGGGACCACGGTTTCGGGGCCCGATGGCGAGGCTTCGGGCTCGCGCCTGATCGTCAGGCCCCAGGCCCGCTATCTGGGCGATGACGAACGCAGCGTGGAGATCACGAGCTACGGCGCTCCCGGCATCGCCACCGCCGCCTCGGGCAGCTTCGCGGACGGTGTGCAGGTGCGCATCGACAACGACCCCACCCTGGTCGGTCCCATCGAATATTCCTACTCCCTGGACGGCGGGCGCACCTGGGTTGCGGGCGGATCGGCCGAGGACGGCCTGCTCGACCTGCCCGGCGGGACGCTGGCCCTGGCCTCCAACGGCTCGAACGTCCTTGCGGCGGGTGACTCCTTCACGCTTCGGCCCGCCTCGGCCGAGATACGGGTGACCATCGGCAAGGACCAGGACATCGCCGTGAACAACGTGGGCTGCGAGATATTCGGCGGCCTGATCCGCGACCCGGTGACCGGCCTGGATAGCCAGGCCCTTTCCCAGGGCAATCTCTTCGAGGCCGTGGGCGAACTGATCGGCTATCTGGAGACGGGCGACCAGGACGGCGTGGGACGCTGCCTGGACGCCATCCGCGAGGCGCACGACCACCTGCTCTCCAAGGCCGGGGTCGTGGGCGCGCGCCTGAACCGCCTGGACGCCCAGGAGGCGTCCCTGACAGCCGTGCGCGCCTCGACCGAGGCGCACCTCTCGCGCGTGGAAGACGCGGACGCGGCCGGGCTGACCATCGCCCTGGCGCGCGCCCAGTACATCTACGAGGCGGTGCTCGCCACCCAGTCGCGGGTCATGGGCATGTCGCTTCTGAATTATCTCTAG
- the flgK gene encoding flagellar hook-associated protein FlgK, translating into MNNLMYIGQSALLNSQYAITVHGNNVANQEVTGYRRRTVAMSENISLNTAQGQVGTGASVQGLLRHFNSYLEAQYLKQNSDAASKQTLFNVLSQIETRFVEDEKYGTAALLNNFWSAWGTLMDSPDQSAARSTLLSSTDSLTARLNDLAADLLEQQRLLERSIASEVAATNSLLGELAALNGRITASPASAELLDQRDMLLRSLSDKVDIEVKYRDDGQVVVATRQGQTLVDGGTAYDFELLPPRAVASLMPSSGFAGQIYFEGASSHEYTIEVVDGGAASGGGATFRVSLDGGKTWLTDDNGATKLFVAGPKDEAVDIGGVSIWFGSLSNGDLPEGSALSSGDRFTVMPKTTLVWNSTAGGQVNVTPLDGNTKAGRLSGGSLAGLFEARDAHLGGYREQLDAFAASLIWEVNRVHSQGAGLSPLASATGIYAAEYSDVPLAASGLAFADRVAAGSFSLALFDETTGKPLGVTAVDFSSLPPGVANFDPEVHSLEDVAAAITASFPGQLTATVRNGRLEIAAEEGVRFEYADDTAGIFAATGHNCFLSGTGARDIAANPALAANPDRICAGHVNGQGESNAGDNTTARAMEALANAQISFRTTGGAVTTSLGEYFASLVAAVGGDKAAAKSAWSFAEALAASLDDQQESVGGVNLDEELALLSRQQQNYQAASRLIQVSLEMMDTILGLK; encoded by the coding sequence ATGAACAACCTGATGTACATCGGGCAAAGCGCCCTGCTGAACAGCCAGTACGCCATCACGGTGCACGGCAACAACGTCGCCAACCAGGAAGTGACGGGCTACCGCCGCCGCACCGTGGCCATGTCCGAGAACATCTCCCTGAACACAGCCCAGGGACAGGTGGGCACGGGCGCCTCGGTGCAGGGGCTGTTGCGGCACTTCAACTCCTATCTGGAGGCCCAGTACCTGAAGCAGAACAGCGACGCCGCGAGCAAGCAGACGCTTTTCAACGTCCTTTCCCAGATCGAGACCCGCTTCGTGGAGGACGAGAAATACGGCACGGCGGCGCTTCTGAACAACTTCTGGTCCGCCTGGGGCACTCTGATGGACAGCCCCGACCAAAGCGCCGCCCGCTCCACGCTCTTGTCCTCCACGGACAGCCTGACCGCGCGGCTGAACGATCTGGCGGCCGATCTGCTGGAGCAGCAGCGGCTGCTCGAACGGAGCATCGCCAGCGAAGTGGCCGCAACCAACTCCCTGCTGGGGGAACTGGCGGCGCTCAACGGCAGGATCACGGCCTCGCCCGCGAGTGCTGAGCTCTTGGACCAGCGCGACATGCTGCTTCGCTCGCTTTCGGACAAGGTCGACATCGAGGTCAAATACCGTGACGACGGCCAGGTCGTGGTGGCCACGCGCCAGGGCCAGACCCTGGTCGACGGTGGGACGGCCTACGATTTCGAACTCTTGCCGCCCCGAGCCGTGGCCTCCCTGATGCCCTCGTCAGGCTTCGCGGGCCAGATCTACTTCGAGGGAGCATCGTCGCACGAATACACCATCGAGGTCGTGGACGGCGGCGCCGCCTCCGGGGGCGGGGCCACGTTTCGCGTCTCGCTCGATGGCGGCAAGACCTGGCTCACGGACGACAACGGCGCGACGAAGCTCTTCGTCGCGGGCCCCAAGGACGAGGCCGTGGACATCGGCGGCGTGTCCATCTGGTTCGGGAGCCTTTCAAACGGCGACCTGCCCGAGGGCTCGGCGCTTTCAAGCGGTGATCGCTTCACGGTGATGCCAAAGACCACGCTGGTCTGGAACTCCACGGCCGGAGGGCAGGTCAACGTCACGCCGCTTGACGGCAACACCAAGGCCGGGCGGCTCAGCGGCGGGTCTCTGGCCGGACTCTTCGAGGCGCGCGACGCGCACCTGGGCGGATACCGCGAGCAGCTCGACGCCTTCGCCGCCTCTCTCATCTGGGAGGTCAACCGCGTCCATTCGCAGGGCGCGGGGCTCTCGCCCCTGGCCTCGGCCACGGGCATCTACGCCGCAGAGTATTCGGACGTTCCCCTGGCCGCGAGCGGGCTGGCCTTCGCCGACCGCGTGGCGGCGGGTTCGTTCTCCCTGGCCCTGTTCGACGAAACCACGGGCAAGCCGCTGGGCGTTACGGCCGTGGATTTCTCCTCCCTGCCGCCGGGAGTGGCGAACTTCGACCCCGAGGTCCATTCGCTGGAGGATGTGGCTGCGGCCATCACCGCCTCCTTCCCGGGCCAGCTCACGGCAACGGTGCGAAACGGCCGCCTGGAGATCGCGGCCGAGGAGGGCGTGCGCTTCGAATACGCGGACGACACGGCCGGGATCTTCGCGGCCACGGGCCACAACTGCTTTCTGAGCGGAACCGGCGCGCGCGACATCGCGGCCAATCCGGCCCTGGCCGCGAATCCCGACCGCATCTGCGCGGGTCACGTCAACGGCCAGGGCGAATCCAATGCCGGCGACAACACCACGGCCAGGGCCATGGAGGCGCTCGCGAACGCGCAGATATCCTTCCGCACGACGGGGGGCGCTGTCACAACCTCGCTGGGCGAGTATTTCGCCTCCCTGGTGGCCGCCGTGGGCGGCGACAAGGCGGCGGCAAAATCGGCCTGGAGCTTCGCCGAGGCCTTGGCCGCGAGCCTCGACGACCAGCAGGAGTCCGTGGGCGGCGTGAACCTCGACGAGGAACTGGCCCTGCTCTCGCGCCAGCAGCAGAACTACCAGGCGGCCAGCAGGCTCATCCAGGTCTCCCTGGAGATGATGGACACCATTCTCGGGCTGAAGTGA